A single genomic interval of Verrucomicrobiia bacterium harbors:
- a CDS encoding helix-turn-helix domain-containing protein encodes MRKNSRNSEHQNKVDNLVHLLSRAESCLQAKEYHEALEYLDRASRSGPIQSASPETYRFHYLRGLAFFWQGNQRAAWEEVESAFGAFKRVHPSFTLPKPEELPAFAAKNLKALRAIEVALFEGLEGRSSEETAKNRERLERRIFEISASLENLTPLSKLHQLAGSILRHLGKLPEAIEHLEWAATGFRLSRDWASLAETLNRISLVHMAGGELQTAIQILEQARHYSLKAKNHYFELILRSNVALCQLLAGVWRIPLSSLPDVLAESKKAGDFPRYTTTLLLWGQANLLAGRVKECRKALTEAKNICLEKKLLGVLKFSYGFLADLAMAENQLEEAEAHLKKVLEVSETSAPSSGPMGEAWQKLGEVYAARREYDRAMKAFATSQEHLSKHPEKLVEGAVWRGIGVCHLKTEQFRLGQKDFKKAFEVFESCGNEWEQAKTAVLAAECGAFAAAEIYPKLVWAKEIFKKLEHPAWRKRAQAFLEQREERPANVPLRVAHRLAEKEEIVKALAETNGNISQAAKKLGVLRQTLQYKIKQYKIDA; translated from the coding sequence GTGCGCAAAAATAGCAGGAACTCCGAACACCAAAATAAAGTGGACAATCTCGTTCATCTTTTAAGCCGGGCGGAAAGCTGCCTGCAGGCCAAGGAGTACCACGAGGCCTTGGAGTACTTGGACCGGGCCAGCCGCAGCGGTCCAATCCAATCCGCTTCACCCGAAACGTATCGCTTCCATTACCTGCGAGGGTTGGCGTTTTTCTGGCAAGGGAACCAAAGGGCGGCCTGGGAGGAGGTCGAATCGGCGTTCGGGGCTTTCAAACGCGTACATCCCTCGTTTACACTGCCGAAGCCGGAGGAGCTTCCGGCCTTCGCCGCAAAAAATCTCAAGGCCCTGCGGGCTATAGAAGTGGCCCTTTTTGAAGGGCTGGAGGGCCGAAGCTCGGAGGAAACCGCCAAAAATCGGGAGCGTCTCGAGCGTCGGATTTTTGAGATTTCCGCCTCCCTCGAAAACCTGACCCCCCTATCCAAACTCCACCAGTTGGCCGGCAGCATCCTGCGGCATTTGGGAAAACTTCCGGAAGCCATCGAGCACTTGGAATGGGCCGCCACCGGTTTCCGCCTTTCACGGGACTGGGCCTCGCTGGCCGAAACGCTGAATAGAATTTCGCTCGTGCATATGGCCGGAGGGGAATTGCAAACCGCCATTCAGATCCTGGAGCAGGCCCGGCATTACAGCTTGAAAGCGAAAAATCACTATTTCGAGCTAATTCTACGCTCCAACGTAGCCCTTTGCCAGTTGCTGGCCGGCGTGTGGCGAATCCCCCTCTCCTCCCTGCCGGATGTGCTTGCGGAAAGCAAAAAAGCCGGTGATTTCCCCCGCTACACAACCACGCTGCTTTTATGGGGGCAGGCAAACCTGCTGGCGGGGCGGGTGAAGGAATGCCGAAAGGCTCTGACGGAGGCGAAAAATATATGTTTGGAAAAGAAACTCCTGGGTGTTTTAAAGTTCAGTTATGGATTTCTGGCCGACCTGGCCATGGCGGAAAACCAACTGGAGGAGGCCGAAGCCCATCTTAAAAAGGTTTTGGAAGTCTCCGAAACGTCGGCGCCAAGCAGCGGGCCGATGGGGGAGGCCTGGCAAAAATTGGGGGAGGTTTATGCCGCCCGCCGGGAATACGACCGGGCCATGAAGGCTTTTGCCACAAGCCAGGAGCATCTTTCCAAACACCCGGAAAAGCTGGTGGAAGGGGCGGTCTGGCGCGGAATCGGAGTTTGCCATCTCAAAACCGAACAGTTCCGGCTGGGCCAGAAGGATTTTAAAAAGGCCTTTGAAGTTTTTGAATCCTGCGGCAACGAATGGGAACAGGCCAAAACGGCGGTTCTGGCGGCGGAGTGCGGAGCTTTTGCGGCCGCAGAAATTTATCCCAAACTGGTTTGGGCCAAGGAAATCTTCAAAAAACTGGAGCATCCCGCTTGGCGCAAAAGGGCCCAGGCCTTTTTGGAACAGCGGGAGGAACGGCCCGCGAATGTCCCCCTCCGAGTGGCCCACCGGCTGGCCGAAAAAGAAGAGATTGTCAAGGCCCTGGCGGAAACGAACGGCAACATTTCCCAAGCCGCAAAAAAACTGGGCGTTCTCCGCCAGACCCTGCAATACAAGATTAAGCAGTACAAAATAGACGCCTGA